Part of the Streptomyces sp. NBC_01264 genome, CCTGCTGCGCGCCGTCGGCGCCAACCGCGGCCAGGTCAAGCGCTCGGTCCTGGCCGAGGCCCTGGTCGTCGGCGTGATCTCCTCCGCCATCGGCCTGATCGCCGGTGTCGGGCTCGCCGTCGGCATGCGCTCCGCGATGAACGCCTTCGACGTCAAGATCCCGGCCGGTCCGCTGGTCGTCGCCCCCGTCACCGTCCTCGCCGCGATCGTCATCGGCGTCGTCGTCACGATGGTCGCCGCCTGGCTGCCCGCCCGCCGCACCGCCAAGATCTCCCCGGTCGCCGCCATGGGCAGCGCCCACCTGCCGGCGTCCTCGAAGTCCCTGGTGCTGCGCAACAGCATCGGCGGCGCCGTCACCCTGCTCGGTCTGCTCGCCATCCTCGGCGGCGCGATGACCGGCAAGGACGGCAAGATGCTGATCGGCGCCGGCGCCTTCCTCACGATGATCGGCATCATCGTCCTGCTGCCGGCCCTCTCCCGCCCGGTCATCGCGGCGGTCCGCCCGCTGCTGGAGAAGGTCTTCGGCGTCGCCGGCAAGCTGGCCGCGCAGAACGCGGTCCGCAACCCGCGCCGCACCGCCGTCACCGCCGCCTCGCTGGCCATCGGCCTGACCCTGGTCACCGCCCTGTCCGTGCTCGGCATCACGATGGGCAAGGCCATCGACCGGATGACGACGGACAACCTCAGGGCCGACTACACGGTCTCCATGGGCGAGAGTTTCGGCGGCCTGGACGCCTCCGTGATCCCGGCCCTGGAGAAGGCCCCGGGCGTCAAGGCCGTCTCCCCGCAGCAGGCCGGCGACTTCAAGGTCGGCGACGGCGACACCTACCGCTCCGTCTCCGGGGTCAACCCGGCGACCATCGGGCAGCTCCTCAACTTCGACGTGCTCAGCGGGCAGCTGACCAGCCTGGCCAAGGGCGAGGTGGCCGTCGCTGAGAAGACCGCGAAGTCGGACGGCCTGTCGGTCGGCTCCCCCCTGAAGGTCACCTTCCCGGACAACAAGAAGGCGGACCTGAAGGTCGGCGCGGTCTACAAGGACATGGAGGGCATGCTCTCCCCCTACGTGATCGACTCCCGCGTCCTCGACCAGCACAGCGAGAAGCCGTACCTGCGCGAGGTCCTCGTCAAGATGGACGGCGGCCCCTCCGACAAGGCCGAGCAGTCCCTCGTCGACGCCCTCGGCAAGAACCCGGCGATCACCTTCGCCACCCAGCAGGACATCCGCAACCAGATGGGCGGCATGATCAACACCGCCCTGAACATTATGTACGGCCTGCTCGCCATGGCGCTGATCATCTCCGTCCTCGGCGTCGTCAACACCCTGGCGATGTCCGTGTACGAGCGGACGCAGGAGATCGGCATGCTGCGGGCCATCGGCCTGGACCGCGGCCGGGTCAAGAACATGATCCGGCTGGAAGCCATCGTGATCTCGCTCTTCGGCGCGGTCATCGGTGTCGCCCTCGGCACCTTCATCGCCTGGGCCGTCGGCGAGACCATCAAGGGCTCGATCCCGAACTACGCCCTGGTCATCCCCTTCGACCGGGTCGCGATCTTCATGCTGCTGGCCGGCATCGTCGGCGCCCTGGCGGCCATGTGGCCCGCCCGCAGCGCGGCCCGGCTGAACATGCTGACCGCGATCAAGACGGAGTAGCACCGCACCGGTACACAGCACGCAGGGCCCCGCGACATGCCGTCGCGGGGCCCTGCGGCCGTTTCACCGCCCGTACGGGCGTCCGGCGCCGGTACGGGGCTACGCGGGCCACGCCCGGGCGCGCAGCGGCATCCCGGAGGCCGACCGCCGCCCGGTGCGCACCGCGAGCACCTGGTTGACGCCGAGCCGGTTGTGCTCGAAGGCGAGCGCCGAGGCGGCCATGTACAGCTGCCAGACCCGGGCCCGTCCGGGCGAGGTCAGCTGCTGCGCCTCCTCCCAGTGCTCCTCCAGCCGGGCCACCCAGGCCCGCAGGGTGAGCGCGTAGTGCTCGCGCAGCGCCTCCACGTCGCGGACCTCGAAGCCGGCCCGCTCCAGCTCGCCGACGGTGGTGCCCAGCGGGGACAGCTCGCCGTCGGGGAAGACGTAGGCGTCTATGAAGGCGTCGATCCGGTACGCCTCCTCGTCCGGCTCGGGGCGCCGGGCGATCTGGTGGTTCAGCAGCTTCCCGCCCGGCCGCAGCAGGCCGTACAGGGTGTTGGCGTACGTCCGGTAGCGCTCGGCGCCGACGTGTTCGGCCATCCCGATGGAGGAAATGGCGTCGTACGGGCCGTCCTTGACGTCCCGGTAGTCCTGGACCCGGATCTCCACGAGGTCGGCCAGGCCCTCCTCCGCGACCCGCTTGCGGGCGTAGGCGGCCTGTTCGCGCGAGAGGGTGATCCCGGTGACCTTGGCCCCGTACTCCCGGGCCGCGTGCAGCGCCATCGAGCCCCAACCGCAGCCGACGTCCAGGAGCCGGTCCCCCGGGCCCAGGCCGAGCTTGCGGCAGACCAGGTCCAGCTTGTCCCGCTGGGCGTCCTCCAGGCTCCCGCCGGGGCTCCAGTAGGCGCAGGAGTACACCATCGACGGGCCGAGCACCCGCTCGTAGAAGGTGTTGCCCACGTCGTAGTGGTGGCTGATGGCCCGCCGGTCGCTCCCCTTCGTGTGCCGGGGACCGCCGCGGCGGACGGCCTCCTCGGGCGGCGGGGCGGGCTTGGTCCACGGCCGCGCCAGGCCCACGAGGCTCCGTACGGCTGCCCTGGCGCGCGGATCGCGCAGCAGGGCGGCGGGCCCGGTGTCCTTGGCGGCCGGCTCCGCGGCGGGCTCGCGGTCCCGCTCCCAGAGCACGCCGCCGACCCGGTC contains:
- a CDS encoding ABC transporter permease, which codes for MFRTALRNVLAHKARLLMTVLAVVLGVAFVSGTLVFTDTVGKAMSNQSAKSFDGVAVSVTSYGAPRNDEGVKEGEPGISQKTVDKVKALGGVDSVSGRVHGFAAVGDQDGKLIGNGWSNTGANFVPLKDGKDPRYTFTEGNGPAKAGEIALDKETAKRGKYKVGDKVRVADNGPAKEYTLAGVFTTEDGAVNAGGSLVLFDTPTAQQLYLEPGFYDELAVSAKAGTSADQLLTEIKPLVGKDAKAQTGAALAAEQAKDIEASMSSMNQMLLTFALISLFVGVFLIYNTFTMLVAQRTKELALLRAVGANRGQVKRSVLAEALVVGVISSAIGLIAGVGLAVGMRSAMNAFDVKIPAGPLVVAPVTVLAAIVIGVVVTMVAAWLPARRTAKISPVAAMGSAHLPASSKSLVLRNSIGGAVTLLGLLAILGGAMTGKDGKMLIGAGAFLTMIGIIVLLPALSRPVIAAVRPLLEKVFGVAGKLAAQNAVRNPRRTAVTAASLAIGLTLVTALSVLGITMGKAIDRMTTDNLRADYTVSMGESFGGLDASVIPALEKAPGVKAVSPQQAGDFKVGDGDTYRSVSGVNPATIGQLLNFDVLSGQLTSLAKGEVAVAEKTAKSDGLSVGSPLKVTFPDNKKADLKVGAVYKDMEGMLSPYVIDSRVLDQHSEKPYLREVLVKMDGGPSDKAEQSLVDALGKNPAITFATQQDIRNQMGGMINTALNIMYGLLAMALIISVLGVVNTLAMSVYERTQEIGMLRAIGLDRGRVKNMIRLEAIVISLFGAVIGVALGTFIAWAVGETIKGSIPNYALVIPFDRVAIFMLLAGIVGALAAMWPARSAARLNMLTAIKTE
- a CDS encoding SAM-dependent methyltransferase, producing MNDAAPRLAALAETLMGAPLPVRIRAWDGSEAGPFGGPILVLNSRRALRRILWKPGELGLARAWVAGELTVDGDLFELLDRVGGVLWERDREPAAEPAAKDTGPAALLRDPRARAAVRSLVGLARPWTKPAPPPEEAVRRGGPRHTKGSDRRAISHHYDVGNTFYERVLGPSMVYSCAYWSPGGSLEDAQRDKLDLVCRKLGLGPGDRLLDVGCGWGSMALHAAREYGAKVTGITLSREQAAYARKRVAEEGLADLVEIRVQDYRDVKDGPYDAISSIGMAEHVGAERYRTYANTLYGLLRPGGKLLNHQIARRPEPDEEAYRIDAFIDAYVFPDGELSPLGTTVGELERAGFEVRDVEALREHYALTLRAWVARLEEHWEEAQQLTSPGRARVWQLYMAASALAFEHNRLGVNQVLAVRTGRRSASGMPLRARAWPA